The Halobacillus amylolyticus nucleotide sequence ACTTCTGCCGGTTTTACTCGGAGGGCTTCCACAGTGTCCTCAAAAGCCCCCTTCAAAGAGGATCTGCCCTCCTCTTCCCCTGTGTGAAAATCATGGATGATGAATTGATCTTCATTTTGTTGAATATCAATCATCGGATCTAAACCAATGAACGAAAAATTAGACCATGGTGATTCAGGGTCTTGACTCTCAAGCATATAGACTGCTTCTTCTTTTAAGGCGTGAAACATGTGAATTGGTGTTAGCGTGTCGGTATAAAACGTTTGGGTAATTGGAATCGTGTGGTATTCCTTTGTGCTTTCGAGGAACGATTCCATTGTGGTCATACTCATATATGCTCACCTCTCCATAAAAGTTTTTATGGAAAATGAGATGTTGAGGGGCAAAAAATTAGTGGATGAAACATTTTTAAAAATTGGCTCAGACCATCGAAAAACCCTCATCGTGCAGGTCCTGTCGATCCCTTAGCTCTCTCTGCTCTTCTCATCCTAATTTCCTCAACTCATCTAATCTCATTCTCTACTCTTCGTACTTTCAAATAGTGTATTAAATTCTGATAATAAAGTCAAACACAAAGAAATAGCCTAACAACCATTTATCCCCACCTCAGGTCATCCAGATTCTGGATGACCTGAGGTGGGGATTTTTGTAATTTTTGACTATACGCTTTCCTCTGCTGATTTTCTAAATCCGTGAAAACGGCGGAAGCCACGATTGGTATAATATTCTTGAGAAGCACTCGTAGCAAGCATCTCAATTCTTGTACTTGGGTAACATTCATGTGCCAAATTAATTAATTGTTGTCCAATCCCTAGCTTACGGTAATTTTCCATAACTAGAACTTCACAAATATATAATGTAATCGCACCGTCAGTCAGCCCACGTAAATATCCAATTACATCGTTTCCATCTAAAGCTACTAACGCTGGATCTGAATTAAGTAAAGCTTGGATCGTTTCTTGACTTTTTCCAGCTAGATTGTCCCATCCTTCTTGTTCAAGTAAAGACTTGATCACATCAAAGTCATTCTCCTGAAACGTGCGAATTACAAAATTATTCATTGGATACTCCCCTTTTTAATAGATATTATAAACCACTGACCCGCATCTTCCTTCTTTCAAACCCTTTTCTTTAGTTAACTCTTTATGAGTTTGAAATGTTGCCTCCTATACCACCTAATCATATAACGATAGACCCCCTGACTTGGTTTCACATGAACGTCATTAATCTATTTATATTTTTCTTAACAGCAAGTTTAGTGGTTTTTCTTCTGTTTAAACATTTGTGCTAAAATATATCCTAGACATGTAGATGTTGCTTAATGTAGGGAGTGTATGAATGTGAAAGTCATCAAAAGATTATCTGTTGCGATTGCTTTTGTTCTATTAGCAGGTTGTTCATCTGGGCCTGATCTTTCTCTAAGTCATTTGAAAAACCTTTACCCTGAAACCTTTGCTGCTCCAATCGAGGCTTTGTCAGAAGAAAAACAACAAAAATTAGGGTTGCCTCAAGAATTGCCTTTTAAATTGCAATCACTCGAAGCTACGGTCGAAGAGGATGAAGTCGAAGTCGTTTATCAATCAAAAACTGCGAATAAGGCTCTTGTTCGTACAATTTTTAATCCTGGCAGCGACTTAGAGGAATCCGAATTACAAATCCCTCTTGATTCAGGGATCGTTGCGGGTGTTCAAGAACGAGAAGATCACGTTTTCATCGAATGGTATAGTGGGGAGAAAGATGTTATTTATCAACTCGAATATTCATCGGAAGCGAAAAAGGAAGAACGCTTGAAACAAGCCATGGAAATAACCAATTCTATAGAATAACCTAATCCGTCACCTTATTCGTGACGGCTTTCTTCACTCTTAAAGTTAGTTTAACTATCTCGATTTCTGGATAAATGAAGATTAGCGTAGAAAAGGAGATGAGTATGATGAAGGAAGAATACACTACTTTATTTGAAGAACTGCCAATCAACCAAACATTGCTTAACAATCGTTATGTAGTTGCACCTATGACGAGAATTAGTGCCGAAAACAACGGGAGAGCCAATGAAACAATGAAGAAATATTATGAGCGCTACGCCAAAGGTGGATTTGGGACAATCATTACGGAGGGAATTTACCCCGATGAAAAATATTCTCAAGGATATCATAACCAGCCTGGTCTTGCGAACGTTGATCAAATGAATTCTTGGAAGCCGGTCGTAGAAGGCGTCCACAAGCATGGAGCTGCTTTTATAGCACAGCTTATGCATGCCGGATCGCAATCTCAAGGCAACATTCATGCGAATGATACTATATCTCCATCTGCCGTACCGCCAAAGGGAGATATGATCCCCCTTTACGGCGGAGAAGGTCCCTATCCAACCCCTATTGAAATGACCCACGCGAACATGGAGCAGGTCAAACAAGGGTTTGTTACGGCCGCTATTAATGCCAAGGAAGCAGGCTTTGATGGCGTAGAAATCCATGGAGCGAACGGTTATCTGCTAGATGAATTCCTTACCGATTATATGAACCATCGCGAAGATCAGTACGGAGGAGCTACGGAAAATAGAGTCCGCCTTCTAACAGAGATCATTATTGAAGTAAGAAAAGCAGTAGGGAAAGAATTTATTGTTGGCATACGGATATCACAAGGGAAGGTCACAGACTCTGATCATCGCTGGGCCCTCGGAGAAAGTGATGCTGATACCATCTTCTCAAGCTTAGATGATACCCCTCTTGATTATATTCATGTCACAGATGCTGATGGAACCAAGTCGAGCTTTGGAGAAGGAAGTAAATCCATCGCTGCAGCAGCTAAACAGTATAGCAGCTTGCCAATCATAGCAAATGGCCAGTTACAGGACCCAGCTATAGCTAGTTCCTTAGTGCAGGAAGATAAAGCAGATTTAATTAGTCTAGCTACAAGTGCTTTACAAAATCCAGACCTTCCTAACCGAGTGAAGCAAAATGCAGCAATCACCCCTTTCGATTTTGAATCGATTATGCTTCCAAAAGCTTATATTAAAGAACACGAATTAAAAAAGGAGATCATATAAGAACAAAACACCAAGAAGACTGTCTTCTTGGTGTTTTGATTATGAAAATCGAAATAGTGAGTTTTTTAGAAGAAGGCTCCTTTAGTAAAGAGTGTTGTTTTTGTATAGGAAGACGGCAGAGGGAAATATGCGAACTGTTAATCCGTCCTTTTCTACAGGTCAAAAAATTACTTTAAATAGCAACAAACTTTTAGAAACCAACCTAAAAGATGCTCCAACTGCTGAGTTTACAGATATGAATATCCTATAAACAAAACACCGATCCATATACTAAGGAATATGGGTCGGTGTTTTACACTTCACTTGAAGGTTTCTCATAGCCCTTCCCTACAATTTGTACCTGTTTTAAATTTCCAATACTGTCGAAGTCAATTGCCAACGTATCTCCCGTTTTCGCGAATGCAATTAATCGTTCTTTCAGTACTAGAAACTCACTTTTCCCTGCATCCTCCTGAACCAATATTGCATATGAACCGTCATAACGATCCAACTTGTATCTATTCACGGACATGTCCCCTTCTACCGAAATTGTATGAACGTTCGAAAAATTCCCTTCTAAGTTTTATATACCCTTCTCCTTCTTCGATAAACGTGTCGAAGATTGTAAAAAGCAATCTTCTCCTCTAGACAAACAAAAACATCGATGATATGATCAAACTACCGACCGTTAGTTAGTGAGTGAGTGAGGGGTTCAAAATGTCAAAACAAAAAATTATAGATGTCAGTCTTGAGTGTTTTGCTTATCATGGCTATGAAAATACAAGTCTTACAGATATTGCTTCCAAAGTAGGAATCAAGAAACCGTCTCTTTACAATCACTTTTCCAGTAAAGAAGAAATTTTCCTTGAAGTATTGAAGGAAGTAGCTGTTAAAGAATCCGAACATTTCCAAGCCTTTACGAGACAAACTGGTGATCAACCCGTCAAACAGCGACTTGAGAAAGTCTATCATTTCTATGTTGATCACATGGCAAACTCAACCGAAGGCACGTTCTTTAAGCGTTTTACTTTCTTTCCGCCTGAAGACTTCTCCGATGAAATTAAACAAGTATTTCTTCAAGTAGAAGAACAGGCGAATGACATTATCCGCCCTATTTTTAAGCAGGGGATGGATGAAGGAACATTGCGCCATCTGCCCATTGATGAAACACTATCTGCTTTCTACACGCTGATCGATGGACTATTTTTGGAAGAAAATTTCTACGATAAAGATACACTGGCTAAGCGAGAGCAAGCCAGCTTTAAAATATTTTGGCTTGGGGTGCAAAAATCAAGCGAGGAGGATTAACTATGGCCTGGATCTATTTATTCATAGGGGCCCTGTTCGAAATTGGCTGGGCCGTTGGGCTGAAAATGTCAGAAGGCTTTACAAGACCCATTATTTCCGGGTTTACACTATTATCAATATTCATTAGCTTCTTTTTATTTACAAAAGCATTAAAAATGATCGACATCGGCACAGGATACGCCATCTTCACAGGAATTGGCGCTGCCGGTACAGCCGTAATCGGAATGGCATTTCTTGGCGATATCAAAAGCGCTGGAAAGGTCTTTTTTATTGCCGTTTTAATCTTTGGGATTATTGGGTTGAAAATGTCAGATACGCCAAAGGTGGAAGTTCTTACTGAGGAGGGGTTATAATGTCTTGGATCTTTTTACTTCTTGCCGGTACAGGTGAAATGTTCGGCATGTTATTCCTCAAGCTTTCAGATGGATTTCGCAAACGAATCCCGACTTTGCTGGCCATTGTTTCAGGTGGATTAAGTTTATACTTCCTATCCCTCTCGCTTAAAGAATTACCTATTGGCACGGCATATGGGATCTGGACAGGAATAGGGTCTGTCGGAACAGTGCTGCTTGGTATTCTATTATTTAACGAAAAGGCAAGCGTACAACGGCTCTTTTTTATTGGTTGTATTATCGCCGGTGTTGTCGGGTTAAAGCTTGTTTCTTAATCGGGCAATTTTTCTACTAGATATACGCAAAACGTATTGCAATCGTCCTAGATAGCAAGTAAAATAAAAAAGG carries:
- a CDS encoding DMT family transporter, with protein sequence MAWIYLFIGALFEIGWAVGLKMSEGFTRPIISGFTLLSIFISFFLFTKALKMIDIGTGYAIFTGIGAAGTAVIGMAFLGDIKSAGKVFFIAVLIFGIIGLKMSDTPKVEVLTEEGL
- a CDS encoding NADH:flavin oxidoreductase, producing MMKEEYTTLFEELPINQTLLNNRYVVAPMTRISAENNGRANETMKKYYERYAKGGFGTIITEGIYPDEKYSQGYHNQPGLANVDQMNSWKPVVEGVHKHGAAFIAQLMHAGSQSQGNIHANDTISPSAVPPKGDMIPLYGGEGPYPTPIEMTHANMEQVKQGFVTAAINAKEAGFDGVEIHGANGYLLDEFLTDYMNHREDQYGGATENRVRLLTEIIIEVRKAVGKEFIVGIRISQGKVTDSDHRWALGESDADTIFSSLDDTPLDYIHVTDADGTKSSFGEGSKSIAAAAKQYSSLPIIANGQLQDPAIASSLVQEDKADLISLATSALQNPDLPNRVKQNAAITPFDFESIMLPKAYIKEHELKKEII
- a CDS encoding DMT family transporter, giving the protein MSWIFLLLAGTGEMFGMLFLKLSDGFRKRIPTLLAIVSGGLSLYFLSLSLKELPIGTAYGIWTGIGSVGTVLLGILLFNEKASVQRLFFIGCIIAGVVGLKLVS
- a CDS encoding GNAT family N-acetyltransferase; the protein is MNNFVIRTFQENDFDVIKSLLEQEGWDNLAGKSQETIQALLNSDPALVALDGNDVIGYLRGLTDGAITLYICEVLVMENYRKLGIGQQLINLAHECYPSTRIEMLATSASQEYYTNRGFRRFHGFRKSAEESV
- a CDS encoding TetR/AcrR family transcriptional regulator, with protein sequence MSKQKIIDVSLECFAYHGYENTSLTDIASKVGIKKPSLYNHFSSKEEIFLEVLKEVAVKESEHFQAFTRQTGDQPVKQRLEKVYHFYVDHMANSTEGTFFKRFTFFPPEDFSDEIKQVFLQVEEQANDIIRPIFKQGMDEGTLRHLPIDETLSAFYTLIDGLFLEENFYDKDTLAKREQASFKIFWLGVQKSSEED